A window from Primulina huaijiensis isolate GDHJ02 chromosome 11, ASM1229523v2, whole genome shotgun sequence encodes these proteins:
- the LOC140987842 gene encoding glycolate oxidase, with amino-acid sequence MEEITNVTEYQAIAKQKLPKMVYDYYASGAEDQWTLAENRNAFSRILFRPRILIDVSKIDMATTVLGFKISMPIMIAPTAMQKMAHPEGEYATARAASSAGTIMTLSSWATSSVEEVASTGPGIRFFQLYVYKDRNVVAQLVRRAERAGFKAIALTVDTPRLGRRESDIKNRFTLPPFLTLKNFEGLDLGKMDKSDDSGLASYVAGQIDRSLSWKDVKWLQTITSLPILVKGVLTAEDTRIAIQSGAAGIIVSNHGARQLDYVPSTIMALEEVVKAAQGRLPVFLDGGVRRGTDVFKALALGAAGIFIGRPVVFALAADGEAGVRKVLQMLRDEFELTMALSGCRSLSEITRNHIVTEWDAPRALLAPRL; translated from the exons ATGGAAGAGATAACAAATGTAACCGAATATCAGGCTATTGCCAAGCAAAAGTTGCCGAAAATGGTGTACGACTACTATGCATCAGGTGCCGAGGACCAGTGGACTCTGGCTGAGAACAGAAATGCCTTCTCAAGAATTCT GTTCCGGCCCCGAATTCTCATTGATGTATCCAAGATTGACATGGCTACCACTGTTTTGGGCTTCAAGATTTCAATGCCCATCATGATTGCCCCAACTGCTATGCAAAAAATGGCTCACCCTGAAG GAGAGTATGCAACCGCTAGAGCTGCATCATCAGCTGGAACAATCATG ACGTTGTCTTCATGGGCCACTTCCAGTGTTGAAGAAGTTGCTTCAACCGGACCCGGCATAAGATTCTTTCAGCTCTAT GTCTATAAGGACAGGAATGTTGTGGCTCAACTGGTGCGAAGAGCAGAAAGGGCAGGTTTTAAGGCCATAGCACTTACGGTGGATACTCCAAGATTGGGACGCAGAGAATCTGATATTAAGAACAG ATTTACTTTGCCACCTTTTCTGACATTGAAGAATTTCGAAGGTTTGGATCTTGGGAAGATGGACAAA TCTGATGACTCTGGTTTAGCTTCATATGTTGCTGGCCAAATTGATCGTTCTTTGAGCTGGAAG GATGTGAAGTGGCTACAAACCATTACCTCGTTGCCTATCCTGGTTAAGGGTGTACTCACTGCTGAGGACA CAAGGATCGCAATTCAGAGTGGAGCAGCTGGTATTATCGTATCCAATCATGGTGCTCGCCAACTTGATTACGTCCCTTCCACTATCATGGCTCTGGAAGAG GTCGTGAAAGCCGCACAAGGACGGTTGCCAGTTTTCTTGGATGGAGGCGTTAGGCGTGGAACAGATGTCTTCAAGGCCTTGGCATTGGGAGCCGCTGGCATCTTT ATTGGTCGACCTGTAGTTTTTGCGTTAGCAGCTGATGGAGAAGCCGGTGTTAGAAAAGTGCTCCAAATGCTGCGTGATGAGTTTGAGCTGACTATGGCTTTGTCTGGTTGTCGTTCACTCAGTGAGATAACCCGTAATCACATCGTCACCGAGTGGGATGCCCCTCGTGCTCTTCTAGCTCCCAGGTTGTAG